From the Candidatus Hinthialibacter antarcticus genome, the window TCTCAGCGCGGGTGTGCCCGTTCTCGTGGGTGTCCCAACCCTGAAATGGAATGTACTCAGTCGTCACTTCAATGAACCGCGCGCCTTGTTCCGTAAGCCGACGCGCCAGCAAGCACCCCAAGCCAAAACGTCCGGTATTGTAAGTATCAAAAACCTCTTTCGGCTCCAAACTCATATCAAACGCCTTGGCGGCGGGCGATCCGAGTAAGCGATGCGAATTCTCTAGCGAGCGCAGCAGCGACTCTTTCTGGTAGTCGCTTCCATAATGGTTAATGGGGCTGGCTTCGACCATTTGTTTGTACTGGCTGTAGCGGTTCTGAAAGCGATTGAGCGTCATGCCCGGCGGCGGCTGTACGGACGACACCGCGTTACTGGGGTCTGGAACCATGAACGGCCCATACTCGCTGCCTAGAAACCCCGCCTGGTGAAAAGCGCGCAGTTCTTCCGCCTCGCCGTTGCCATCAAAACGCTGTCCGATGTCGATAAACGCAGGGACAGCCGGATTCAGCGGCCCGAGCGTCTTCGCCATAACAGCGCCGAGGTGCGGGGCCGCTACCGTCAGCGGCGGCGCGTAACCAGTGTGCCAATGATATTGATGGCGCGAATGCAGGATGAAGCCCAGGTCGCCCGCGCGAAACGTGCGCAGCACAGTTCCTCTGTCCATCACGGCGGCGACTTTTTCTAAGCCTTCAGAAAACTGAACGCCGTCAATCGCGGTTGGAATCGAAGGAAACGTGCTCAACACGCTGTCCGGCTTCATGCCGGTTTCATACGGTTGATAGCGTTTGGGATCAAAAGTCTCGGTATGCGCCATGCCGCCCGCCATCCAGAGCAGAATAACGGTATCCGCTTTGGCTTCCTGTAATTTCGCGGACGGATTGGCAAACGAAGCGCGGGGCGCTGCCGCCGCGAGTGCGGACAAAGTCGCAGCGCTGGCGTTCTTTAAAAAATCACGACGATTGGTTTGATGATTCAACATGATAATTCCTTTAATCCCGAATCAATAAATGAGTTGAAATTCTGGCAGCATGGCGACGATCCATAACAGGTCTTGCAGTGATTGCTCGCGGTCGTCTTGGTCGAAAATGGTTGACGCCAGGGAGAGTTCCTGTTGGGTCGGCTTGCGGCCTAATGCGTGGGCGAAGACGCCGTTGATGATTTCCGCTTCGCTGCCCTGGTTCCATTGGCGGGCGCCGTGTTGCAACATCTTCGCCAGCGTCTCGCCGTTGCTGATCTCCAGCGCTTGCAGCGTAGTGGTCAATGAATTGCGTTGCGTGGTCACCTGCTCGCGGTTGGGGCGCCCCAGCGCTTTTTGCAGCGGGCCAGCGACAACCAGCGAACTACGCAGCGGCTTCGAGTCGCCTAAGACGAAAAATTGCGTTTGAAATCGCATAAACTCATCCACAACCGGCCACTCGACCACCTCGACACGCGCCTTGAGCCGAAAATACCCTGGCGGGACCGCATAGGCAATCGTGGAATGGCTATGCGTACGCAGATGCGTTTTCGACGTGCTTGGGTTTTGTCCAACCACGGGAGGCTTCGCGTCAGCGGCGACGGCTTTCGACCATTGCAACTCGCTCAGCGGCAGTTCGCCTTCCGGGCCGATCAAGCGAGCGTCAATCCAATCGACTTGGACGGGCAAGCCGCCTTCGTGGTTATCCACCGAAACCAGTTGAACCATCGACGCGCCGCTGATATCGACGTCTATCTCAACCGAGCCGGATTCAATACGCGGGCTTGAGAAGCGCAACATGCGGTGAACGTCTTCGTCCGGCGCCTGTCCGCCCTGCCCGCGACCGTCGCTGCGAAAGAAGTTGTCCGGCGGCAATAAATCATACCCGGTCAACACCGACAGCGCATCAACGAACTGCTCCGCCGACATGCGGCGCACCAGCGGGCCTTGAAACACATAGTTTGGATCATTGGCGTCATAATCGACCGCAGGCAGCTGATAAGCGCGCGAGGTCAGTATGGTTTTCATGGTACGATGCAGATCGTACCCATTGTCGGAGAGGTCAGCCGCCAGCCAGTCTAAAACCTCCTGGCTCCAGGGCGCCGCTTCCATATCATCGACGGGTTCAATGATTCCTCGCCCCATAAACCGCGCCCAGATACGATTGACGATGGTACGCGTCAGGCGTCCGTTGTCATCGTTTGTCATGATCTTTGCGAGTTGAGCGCGGCGTTGATCGACGGGGGCCCCGGCATCAATCGCGCCAAGTTCTGGATACAAAAAATGCACCTCGGCGAATTTGCCTGTCGGCGAATCGCACCGCACCAGTTCTAACGGCTTCTCGGTAAACACCGCCGCCAGGCCGTACGAATCAGCCAACTTCCATTGATTGATGAAACTATCGTGGCATGAGGCGCACTTGAGGTTGGTCCCCATAAACACTTGGGCGACGTTTTGCGCGGCCTGCATTTCCGGCGTCTGGCTGGCGTTGACCACGCCGCGCCAAACGATGCCTTTGAGAAAACCGCGCGAACCCGTGACCGGGTCAATGAGTTCCGCGACGAATTGATCGTAGGGTTTGTTTTCTTCCAGCGATTGCAATAGCCATTCGGTAATTTGTTCGCGTCCGCCGTCGATGAAACCCGTGCCGCGATATTCATTGCGCAGCAGATCGTTCCAGAATGTCAGCCAATGTTGGGCGTAAGCGCTGCGGTTGCTCAAAACCTCATCGACCAACTTCGCCCGCTTGTCTTGCGAACCATCAGCGGCGAACGCCTCGACTGCTTCACCAGACGGCAGAACCCCAATCAAGTCGAGATACGTCCGGCGAATGTATCGGCGGTCATCTACCACCGTTTGATAATCGACTTTGTTTTTCTGATAATATCCGGCGAGTAAATTGTCGATGGGATTTTTCAGCAGCGAATCAGCATCCGTCGCCAGCGCTGGTCGGCGCGGTTCAATGCCGAGTTTTTTTTCTGCGCCCATCACGATGCTTTCGTCCCATTCGGCTCCCTGGTCGATCCAGGCGCGCAGCAACGCAATGTCTTCTTGCGAAAGCGGGTCGCCGCTCATCGGCATCTGCAGCCCCGGTTCAAGACCAGCGACCAGTTTGATCAGGCGGCTGTTCGCGCTATCACCGACAACCACCGCCGCGCCTTCATCGCCGCCAGCGATAAGCGCCTCACGACTCAGCATCGAATAGTTCCCCATTTTTAATTGTGCGCCATGACACTCAAGGCACCGCGACGACAATATAGGTTGGATTTGCTCTGAAAATGAAACGGCGCCGTCAAAAGGCGCAGGCAGAGTTGCTTCACCTTGCCCAAACGCCGTCAGGCCCAAAAAAGCGAATACAATAAGTAATAGAAAATGTTTCCCCATAGTTCACACCGAATCCTGATATCATTTATCTTAATAGTCAAATTTAAACAACCAAGAATGCAACGTCAAGGAACTGTCGAGATGAGATTTACGAAGGAGCGTTACTTGTCGAGAAAACTTTGCTGCGAGTAAGCCATGTCGCCTGCTGAAACCAGACCGTTTGACGAGTGATACGGCGGCGCCAGCCAGTTACGTCCTGGAACATTGATGAGCGCTTGGTCAGGCCCGGCGCTGGTGATACGCCAAAGCGAATGTCCAAACAGGTCTTTCCAAATTGCGCTGGGGCTACCCACCCCGCCGTTGAAATAGATGGTCGCGTAATCATACGACAACTTGTTGCCGACAAAGTGCGAATCAGACAACGATTCGATCACGTCCAGCGCCTGGAATACGTCCGGCATGATCTGGTTCATGTACCCCGTTGGCGTGGTCAATCGCGAAAACGATGACGCCCAGCCGTGATCGCCCGACGGCGCGTAGAAATCCCACGGCGCAGCGTTCCAATCCATCGTGTACATTTCGATGGCGGTTCCATAGGCTTTAAAATCGCCTTGGACGCGGGCGAGTTTAGCGCGGGTTTGAGCATTGAGAAAATTGGGCACAGCAATCGCCGCCAGAATGCCGATGATCGCTACCACGATTAACAATTCGATTAACGTAAATCCACGCTTCATAACCCGCCTCGACTTATTAAGGATCAGTTAGTATATAAGGGATCACTGCATTTACAGACATGGATGTTTGAATGGATATCAATCCGCATCCGTGAAGTAAGAAATTCAGATTTCATTTCGTCCTTGCTTCAATTGCGCGTTGGACCAACGGCGGATAATCGGTTTGAATCAGGTCGATCCCCCACCGTCTCATTTCCCATTGCATCTGAAAACACTTAGACGCCGATCAAACCGGGGCGCACTTCAGTTTCAATCCATGTAAATCCGCAAGCGCTTTCATGGCGCGGTTTCGAGAACCGGGCTGCGGAACGAATACACGCTGCCTGCGTCAGTGCTTACGTACAGTTTGCCGTCATACACCGCCAATCCCTGCGCGGCGCCTTCTACTTCGACGCTGCCCAGACGTGAACCATCGATCCGGTTAAACGCCGCCGCCTCGCCGTCGCCGCCTGCAAACAATGTGTCGCCCGCCATGATAAGCGTGTGGGGGTGGTTTGATTCCGTCTGCCAGACCACGCATTCTAACTTTTGTTTTGCGACCTCTTCCAACGCGCGGTTGGTATCTTTCACTTGTTCCATCAGCGCGGCTTTTTCGTCGCTGACGGTTTGCTTGCCTAATTTCTTGATGCGCTCGTTGAGTTGCTCTTTTTGGGCATCCAACTCAATACGTTTTTTTTCTAACGCAATATGACGAAAGCGGTCGAACGCAACCAATTTGCCTTGGGCGTGAAGATACGCCATGTTCTCAAACACAATCATGCAGGTGGCGTTAGGAAAGGTCGCGATCTGATCGCGGGTGTTAGGATCGAATCCACGAAATTCGGTATCGCCGCTTTTGCGCTTGCCGCGTCCGTGGATGAAGGTCGATTCCGGCGTGAGGATAGCGAACACGCCGCCGTTGCCGCCTTCGCCGAACCCGCCGATCTGTCCGCCCGTCTGACGATTGAAAGTAAGCGGATGCTGGCGCCCCTGTGAAATATACAGGTTTGAATCTGACGCGAGAATCGCGCCCTGAAAGGTCACGCCGCGCAGGGTATGGTTATAGGTTCCCGCCTGTTTGATTTCTCCGCTTTCGGCGTCGACCGCGCATAAGTATGATTCGCCCCACGGGACCAGCGACGCGCCGAAATACGCGAGGCCGTCTTGCACCAATACGCCAGTGCGAATCGGCCAGGGAGAAATCATCTTGCCATTACTGGGGATCAGCCGCCCGTCAGGCGCAGGGTGAAATTTCCAAACCAGCTCACCGTTTGTTGCATCAACGCAGTAGGCGAAGCCGTCATCCGAACCAAAATAGAGTTTGCCATTGTTCCATGTCGGCGCAAAACGGACAGGCGCATTGGTAAAATAGCGCCAATTGATTTCGCCGGTTTCGGCATCGCTGGAGACCACGCAATCTTCAACAGAAGTGCTGAAATAAAGCGATCCATTCACCGCGATGACGTAAAACACCGGGTCAAAATCACGCATGGATTTCAGGTCATTGATTTTGGCGTAGGCGTCCCAACGCGCGGGCGCAGGCCAGGCGGTTTGCGGCGGCGTGGGCGCCGAGTAATTCCAGGCCAGCTCGAGCGGCCATTTAACTTGATCGAGACTGACGCCGCTGCGCCGATTGTCATGTTGGTAGGTCGTCCAATCATCAGCGGTCGCGCTGAATGCGCTTATCGAGAGTACAAGTGTCAGTAATAATATCCGCATGGGAATCACTCGCTTTTCAATGAAATGTTGGGGATAAAACCAAGTGACGTTTCGAGCCAGGCGCCGCAACTGCAACCGCCGCCGCCTTCCGGCGCCAGCACCAGCCCGTCAGAGGGGATCACGCTCAGCCAACAACTGGGGCGAAGATTGAGCCAACTGCTGACGTCTCCGCTTTCGCGGTTCCACATCGAGATTTGCCCGCCGTCGCCGCGATAGACGAAAGCGTCTTTGGCGCCCGCATAAGTCGCGCAGCCGCTGTGGCGCCCCATATTGGTCACGGTCAATTGTCCTGTTTTCAGGTCATAGCCGCGCGGTTCCTGATACATCTGTCCTCCCGCGATTACGGGGTGCTGCATGTGACCGCCATGATTGTCTGAGGGCCATTCATGTTGATTGGCCCAGCGTTGTTCGCCATTGTTCGCGTCAAAACCGTAGAGATAATAGGTTCCTGATTTGGATGAATTGATGTAAAGCGATCCCTCGTGATAGAGCATGAAGAACACCGCCAGCCCGTCTTCGGTATCCAGCGGGCGCTGCCATTTCACGGCGCCCGTTTTGGCGTCGAGCGCAACCAGGAATTGTTCTTTCCATAAGTCTTCTGATTCGATGCGGCTATTTTTGGAACCCTTCAATGGAGCGAAGCGGGACTCGACGAAGTAAACCGTCCCGTCGCCAATCGAGATGGAAGTATGGATGATTTTTCCGCCAGGGTATTCCCACAACAACGAGCCGTCTTCGACCGAGCGCGCAAAAAAGCGCTCGCCGCATACCTTGCCGGCGCCGACGCCTTCAACGCTGTCATACCAGCTGGAGTTGCCCCAATAATCGCCGTACTGTGATCCTTGAATGACGGAGGTGCCGAACAACACGCCGCCGTCATTGGCTAAAAACCCCCAATCGTGTTCTTCATCGACTGACGCTTTGGGCATGGAATAAGTTTGTCGTAACGCGCCGTCGCTTGCGCGCAACCGCCACGTCAAATCATTCACCACTACAAAGACGCTGTCGGCGTCCGCGCACCAGTTCGACGAGTCGCGCGGCACGTTCACCCGCCGCATGTGGGGAATCTCTATCGACCAGAGAATGGAGCCATTGTATGAATCAATCGCGGCGAAGCGGTTCATGCCCTGATGAAACAGGCGCCCGTTGATAGACAACGGCGCGGGCATTCGCGGATTGCGGTCAATGCCAAAATCGGCGCCGGGTCGGCCAATCCACTGCATTGACATTTCGCCGACGCCTCTAGCGCCTTCGAGCGAATCGTTTCCATTTGAGGTATTGCCGGGGTTGGCGTATTGATGGGTCCAAGAACCTGCGCCCGGCTGTGCGCTTTTTTTCAACACGACCCATTCATCATTGTTCAATACTCGTACTTCATCGCTCAGCCGCACCTGCTGCAAATCGGCTGCGATCTTTGATTCTTTAGGAACCACCGCCGCGCCGCCGAAGGGGCGCAACACTCGCAGCAGCTCACTGAGCGAAGCGGTGTTATCGTCTTCCTCCAACATCCGCTCGGAGACAATCAAATTCGCGTAACGCGAAGTCATCGGCAAGACGCCCAGCGACTCGGTTTCGACAATTGAAATGCGTGAACCATAGACGCCGGTCTTCACCAATTGTTCGCGGATAGATTGAATGCGCGCGCTGTCATCATCAACGCCAATAATCATCACCTGGCTTTGTTTAGCGAGCTGATACGCCAAGGCGCCGTTGGTCATTCCATAGACTAGACAATAACCCCGGTCCACGCCTGACAGCGCGAGGATATCTTTTGCTTGCGCGGCAGTTTCGGCGCGTTCAAATTGCACCGGGACGTCATGCGCCAGATCGTCAATTGGATAGACCGAGTAATTGAGTGAATTTTCAAAATTGAATTCAAACACGGGGTTGTCGGTTTCCCCATGCAATACGATTTTATAATCGTAGGTCTTGCCCGGCTTTAAATTTTCGATGCGAACCTGATGCGCGAGCGTTGGTTGTGAGATTGAAATGGTTTCAATCGCCGCATCGTCAAGCGAAAGTTGCAACTCCGACGCGCAGGGCGCCGCGCTTTGCCAATACACGTCAACGCTCGACGGCGTTCGGAAAATCACATAAGGGCCGTAATCCATATCAATGGCGTGTGCTACATTGAAAGACGCGAGCATCATCACGACGCTCATCGCCCCAAAAGGCCAAAATTTCATATTCGTCTCCTACCGGTTGAATGCAAAGTTGAGCGTAGCCATTGATGATTTGTATTGTGTTAATGAATCAAACTCTCTATCACTTATACCGTGTGCGAAAATCAGAGATGCGGTGAAACGTCATAAAGTTTGCGTCGTGATAGTTGTGTGCGCCTTTGTAAGCCGTACGCGACATAAAGATAATGTCGTCCCCATCGAACCGGAAATCGACGTATTGAAATCCGACCTTAGAGTCATTGCCAATTTTATCGAAGTCGTCCAAATCCTCCAGTAAGGCCTCGTGGAATTTCCAGCGTCTTAAATCGCTCGAGGAATACGCCGCCAGTCGATTGCGCTGCTGAGCGTTTTTCGGATTGGTGTTGCCGTTCGCCAGCGTCCAGTAGCGTTGGGTCTTATCGTCATAACGGATAGCGAACTTGGTCATCCCGCCGGGGAAGTCAAAAAAGCCCGTCTTGGGATCAAACGACTCGATCTTACCGTCTTGGCTGACGTTCAACATTGCCGCTTTGTCAACCACGGGCATAGAATTGCAGCGCAAGATGTTGACCAATCTCCCGTCCGGCGCGAGCACGATGTTGCCTTCCAGCCATCCGGCGTCGTTTCTGTTATGGTCTTCGGATTTCTGACCGAATGCGGGCGGGTCGGTGTTCTGATTGTATTTAAGTTTATTGCTCATCGTCCATGAGGAGGCGTTGAGCAAATCCGCGTCAACCGGGGCGGAAATCACCAGCGAGTGTAATCCCGCCGCGCCTTGGCTCGTGACGTTGTCTTCGAAGGCCCGATACAGGCGCCCGTTATGTTCAAGCACTGGCATCGGGGCGCAATGGTAATTGGGCGCAGCGCGGCCTTCGCCGCTTGGGAACAACAAGCCGTGCTCAGAATCCACCGGTTGCGTCCAGGTTTCTCCGTTGTCGTCGCTGCGGCGAATCACAATATGCCCGTTTTGTTCAGAGGTTCCTAATAAATAAATTGCGCCGCGATGCAAAAACAGGTTCGCCCAGTACGTGCCCTGAATTTCAGTAACGTAGTCCCACGAGGCGCCGTCGTCGCTTGAGCGGAAAATCAAGCCGATGTCATGCTCTTCATTTTCAGAGCGGGGCGCATGTTCACCGAAGAGGTCCATGCTGGCGAGAATGTCGCCGTTGGGCAGGCGCAAAAGCGATGGACTGCCTAAATAATTTTTTGTGCTCGCGGGGGAAAATTGGATTACATTATCAAGCGGGCCCATTAGAGCGTCCACAGAATTCGCGGTGACGACGATGCTCCCCATACAGACCATGAGCAATAATAAGAACCGATTCATTCGCTTCATCCTCATCCTGGTTTTAGAATCAGAATGACTTTACCATAAAATCTCACGAGGAAACACAACAAAAAAGAAATAGTCCTCCCATGAAGATGAATCAACACATAAATCAATTCAAAAATATAAAACTCCAACGCCCATTATACGCCGTTGGATTGATGTCGGGCACGTCGGTCGATGCGGTTGACGCTGCGTTGGTTCGTTTTGAGTCAAGCGAACAGCTAGAAATAACGCTAGTTGAATTTACGGAAACGGCCATTCCCGAAGAATTGCGCCAGCGCATCTTCGCCGCAATGAATCCCGCCGAGTCGCCGGTGGATTTGATTTGCCAACTCAATGTGGAATTGGGTGAACTATTTGCGGATGCGGTTTTCAACCTTGCCAGGCAATCAAATACGCCTCTAGATAAAATTGATTTTATCGCGTCGCATGGGCAGACGGCCTATCACATCCCGGTGAAAGATGAAGCGCGCAATTGGCGGACGCCTTCGACCTTGCAACTCGGCAGCCCCAGCGTGATAGCTGCGCGAACAGGCGTCACCACCGTCGGCGACTTTCGCGCCGCTGACATGGCGGCGGGCGGCGTGGGGGCGCCGTTGATTCCCTTTGTGGATGCGGTCTTGTTTGGCGACCCAGCGCAAGACGTGATCTGTCAAAACATCGGCGGCATCGCCAATTGCACCTTGCTGCATCACCGCGGAGACATCATCGCATTCGACAGCGG encodes:
- a CDS encoding DUF1501 domain-containing protein, which produces MLNHQTNRRDFLKNASAATLSALAAAAPRASFANPSAKLQEAKADTVILLWMAGGMAHTETFDPKRYQPYETGMKPDSVLSTFPSIPTAIDGVQFSEGLEKVAAVMDRGTVLRTFRAGDLGFILHSRHQYHWHTGYAPPLTVAAPHLGAVMAKTLGPLNPAVPAFIDIGQRFDGNGEAEELRAFHQAGFLGSEYGPFMVPDPSNAVSSVQPPPGMTLNRFQNRYSQYKQMVEASPINHYGSDYQKESLLRSLENSHRLLGSPAAKAFDMSLEPKEVFDTYNTGRFGLGCLLARRLTEQGARFIEVTTEYIPFQGWDTHENGHTRAEKMKQEIDAPIAQLVLDLEERGLLDRTLIVLASEFSRDMMVEGKPGNKVKDQVTVPDTIEDLKFYGMHRHFTDGGSVLLFGGGVKQGAVYGKTADERPCKIIENPVVMEDLHATIYHAMGIPPELNYEIEKRPFYVTRDGVGKPVLELFA
- a CDS encoding DUF1549 domain-containing protein; amino-acid sequence: MGKHFLLLIVFAFLGLTAFGQGEATLPAPFDGAVSFSEQIQPILSSRCLECHGAQLKMGNYSMLSREALIAGGDEGAAVVVGDSANSRLIKLVAGLEPGLQMPMSGDPLSQEDIALLRAWIDQGAEWDESIVMGAEKKLGIEPRRPALATDADSLLKNPIDNLLAGYYQKNKVDYQTVVDDRRYIRRTYLDLIGVLPSGEAVEAFAADGSQDKRAKLVDEVLSNRSAYAQHWLTFWNDLLRNEYRGTGFIDGGREQITEWLLQSLEENKPYDQFVAELIDPVTGSRGFLKGIVWRGVVNASQTPEMQAAQNVAQVFMGTNLKCASCHDSFINQWKLADSYGLAAVFTEKPLELVRCDSPTGKFAEVHFLYPELGAIDAGAPVDQRRAQLAKIMTNDDNGRLTRTIVNRIWARFMGRGIIEPVDDMEAAPWSQEVLDWLAADLSDNGYDLHRTMKTILTSRAYQLPAVDYDANDPNYVFQGPLVRRMSAEQFVDALSVLTGYDLLPPDNFFRSDGRGQGGQAPDEDVHRMLRFSSPRIESGSVEIDVDISGASMVQLVSVDNHEGGLPVQVDWIDARLIGPEGELPLSELQWSKAVAADAKPPVVGQNPSTSKTHLRTHSHSTIAYAVPPGYFRLKARVEVVEWPVVDEFMRFQTQFFVLGDSKPLRSSLVVAGPLQKALGRPNREQVTTQRNSLTTTLQALEISNGETLAKMLQHGARQWNQGSEAEIINGVFAHALGRKPTQQELSLASTIFDQDDREQSLQDLLWIVAMLPEFQLIY
- a CDS encoding prepilin-type N-terminal cleavage/methylation domain-containing protein; its protein translation is MKRGFTLIELLIVVAIIGILAAIAVPNFLNAQTRAKLARVQGDFKAYGTAIEMYTMDWNAAPWDFYAPSGDHGWASSFSRLTTPTGYMNQIMPDVFQALDVIESLSDSHFVGNKLSYDYATIYFNGGVGSPSAIWKDLFGHSLWRITSAGPDQALINVPGRNWLAPPYHSSNGLVSAGDMAYSQQSFLDK
- a CDS encoding PQQ-binding-like beta-propeller repeat protein, encoding MRILLLTLVLSISAFSATADDWTTYQHDNRRSGVSLDQVKWPLELAWNYSAPTPPQTAWPAPARWDAYAKINDLKSMRDFDPVFYVIAVNGSLYFSTSVEDCVVSSDAETGEINWRYFTNAPVRFAPTWNNGKLYFGSDDGFAYCVDATNGELVWKFHPAPDGRLIPSNGKMISPWPIRTGVLVQDGLAYFGASLVPWGESYLCAVDAESGEIKQAGTYNHTLRGVTFQGAILASDSNLYISQGRQHPLTFNRQTGGQIGGFGEGGNGGVFAILTPESTFIHGRGKRKSGDTEFRGFDPNTRDQIATFPNATCMIVFENMAYLHAQGKLVAFDRFRHIALEKKRIELDAQKEQLNERIKKLGKQTVSDEKAALMEQVKDTNRALEEVAKQKLECVVWQTESNHPHTLIMAGDTLFAGGDGEAAAFNRIDGSRLGSVEVEGAAQGLAVYDGKLYVSTDAGSVYSFRSPVLETAP
- a CDS encoding PQQ-binding-like beta-propeller repeat protein; its protein translation is MKFWPFGAMSVVMMLASFNVAHAIDMDYGPYVIFRTPSSVDVYWQSAAPCASELQLSLDDAAIETISISQPTLAHQVRIENLKPGKTYDYKIVLHGETDNPVFEFNFENSLNYSVYPIDDLAHDVPVQFERAETAAQAKDILALSGVDRGYCLVYGMTNGALAYQLAKQSQVMIIGVDDDSARIQSIREQLVKTGVYGSRISIVETESLGVLPMTSRYANLIVSERMLEEDDNTASLSELLRVLRPFGGAAVVPKESKIAADLQQVRLSDEVRVLNNDEWVVLKKSAQPGAGSWTHQYANPGNTSNGNDSLEGARGVGEMSMQWIGRPGADFGIDRNPRMPAPLSINGRLFHQGMNRFAAIDSYNGSILWSIEIPHMRRVNVPRDSSNWCADADSVFVVVNDLTWRLRASDGALRQTYSMPKASVDEEHDWGFLANDGGVLFGTSVIQGSQYGDYWGNSSWYDSVEGVGAGKVCGERFFARSVEDGSLLWEYPGGKIIHTSISIGDGTVYFVESRFAPLKGSKNSRIESEDLWKEQFLVALDAKTGAVKWQRPLDTEDGLAVFFMLYHEGSLYINSSKSGTYYLYGFDANNGEQRWANQHEWPSDNHGGHMQHPVIAGGQMYQEPRGYDLKTGQLTVTNMGRHSGCATYAGAKDAFVYRGDGGQISMWNRESGDVSSWLNLRPSCWLSVIPSDGLVLAPEGGGGCSCGAWLETSLGFIPNISLKSE
- a CDS encoding sialidase family protein, with protein sequence MNRFLLLLMVCMGSIVVTANSVDALMGPLDNVIQFSPASTKNYLGSPSLLRLPNGDILASMDLFGEHAPRSENEEHDIGLIFRSSDDGASWDYVTEIQGTYWANLFLHRGAIYLLGTSEQNGHIVIRRSDDNGETWTQPVDSEHGLLFPSGEGRAAPNYHCAPMPVLEHNGRLYRAFEDNVTSQGAAGLHSLVISAPVDADLLNASSWTMSNKLKYNQNTDPPAFGQKSEDHNRNDAGWLEGNIVLAPDGRLVNILRCNSMPVVDKAAMLNVSQDGKIESFDPKTGFFDFPGGMTKFAIRYDDKTQRYWTLANGNTNPKNAQQRNRLAAYSSSDLRRWKFHEALLEDLDDFDKIGNDSKVGFQYVDFRFDGDDIIFMSRTAYKGAHNYHDANFMTFHRISDFRTRYK
- a CDS encoding anhydro-N-acetylmuramic acid kinase, with amino-acid sequence MKMNQHINQFKNIKLQRPLYAVGLMSGTSVDAVDAALVRFESSEQLEITLVEFTETAIPEELRQRIFAAMNPAESPVDLICQLNVELGELFADAVFNLARQSNTPLDKIDFIASHGQTAYHIPVKDEARNWRTPSTLQLGSPSVIAARTGVTTVGDFRAADMAAGGVGAPLIPFVDAVLFGDPAQDVICQNIGGIANCTLLHHRGDIIAFDSGPGNMVMDQLMQAQTSQRYDKNGECAQQGQVLTALLEKALAHPYFQKAPPKATGREDFGEEFVRWLISESAGAKLNDLLATALELTASSITQSYQNYLYPIAEPKRVIVSGGGVRNAYLMQRLRALAPELQWQASDDAGVLSDAKEALGFAMLGLATLHSVPSNVPSVTKAKRPVVLGSISPGRGFRVDI